The genomic DNA AGATTAGGATTAGAATGATTCTCTTGTTTGGGGCTACACTTGtcatatatttcacatataaactataaaacctttaacaaaataagagtaggagaaataagatagaatatatcttatttctcttcctcttattttgttaaagttttgatagtttatatgtgaaatatctatttaaaggttgttactgttcttaaatggtttattttaattgtaaattatttctcttatttccttgttttctttcctcactgggctcctttccctgttggacccccggGCTTATGgaattctgcttttacaactgaggttgtagcttagcaagtgataataatgataataatagtctttACTCAAATGTCAGTCAtttcaaaaataaagattttatattcaaaattataataattcgataaattatcattagaaatttAAGCAATTAATTTCGAAAGTTGAAATTGAAACTGCTTAAGATTAAACAATTATTTAAATATCAAAACTTTCTATGTAAAATAATGaacacattttattattttatttctttagcaAAATTTGACTAAGCATAGATTAGTGACACCACTTAGACAACGATTctctataaaattataaaaataagaatttatgtATAAAAGCGCTTTAATTCTTATTTGTAAAGACGAAATCCTAAACAATTCTTTCTTTATAGAGAACAAATTACTAAACATTGTTTTTATACTGATTTTACATATATGATAATGCATCCCCACATACAGTAGAGAGGAAGAATCAATATTTATTTGGAGGCTTCCATGAATTATTTTTCATAGAAATAATACTTCagtaaagagaaataaaatttttgaagaCTAAATTAAGTAAAACGAACTTAAATAATTATAGTAAGACTTTGATGAAAACAGAGTTGAATAATATTTTAAAGGGTATAAAAGTAGATTGACATTATGAGCCAAATAATTTTAGAAGCATTTTGATAAAATCCAACCTTGGATCCTTTCTTTCCCTTGTACCTGGGATCTACCTCCACTTCATTACACAAAGTCTTGACAGGACCAAAGCCTCAAGAATTTCCCTTCAAAAGATCAAGTTTAAGTAATAAGATCGCCTTTTACCCCAAAGGCTTACATTTCCTAAGACTTTTAAGACTATTGCTtagttccccccccctctctctctctctctctctctctctctctctctctctctctctctctctctctctctctctctctttttcttcatgcacacacactctcacatacacacatccatatatatgtatatatatatatatatatatatatatatatatatatatatatatatatatatatatatatatatatatatatgcaatatcatGTACTACTATCATGTAAAAATGACCAACACGAAAAAAATTTAAAACTCCTAAAAttgcctttttcttttttcttaaaaatcTTTGTCCATCGTTACATGCAAAATTCGACCCAACCAATTCGTTGCTTTGTCCAAATTGTCAAACTTGTCCTGATATTGGCATGTCTATGCTCCACACTCTCTGTTCTATTAGCTGTATATTCTTTTAGACAATATTGATAagcctgtcaatttttttttaatgaaacaaaatGGAGTTTATCTtcgaaatcatatttttttcttagtttacaAGGAAGGTTTTTTATTTGGTATACTATCATAGTTTGATCTGATAAATAATTGTATGTAATTATAAATTCATCAATGTTGAACTGTTAATAACTATTTTTCGAAATTATTTTACTTAGATTTTCAGTAGATTACTACTGGTCAATTGAATATCTTAAGATACAATGTTAATAATCATGGGtacttatcatctctctctctctctctctctctctctctctctctctctctctctctctctctctctctctttatatatgtatgtatttatatgtatgcatatatacatatatatgtgtatatatatgaatatatatatatatatatatatatatatatatatatatatatatatatatatatatatatatatatatatatatatatatatatatatatacagtatatatatatatatatatatatatatatatatatatatatatatatatatatatatatatatatactgtatatatatatatatatatacatatatatatatatatatatatatatatatatatatatatatatatatatatatatatatatatatatatatgtctatatatatatatataaatgtatatatatatttatatttatatatatattatatatatatatatatatatatatatatatatatatatatatatatatatatatatatatatatttatatatatatacatatatttatatatatatatatatatatatatatatatatatatatatatatatatatatatatatatatatatatatatatatatatatatataaatataaacttattcaaCTTATAAATCAAGCTAACCACATCTTCGAGTTCCATTGATTCTTTCCCCAATGGccttgaatttgctaaatcaatcaaATTCGTGGTAAagtagatttttttctattaaaccacaatatattttcgtttattcgATCATCTGatttttagaaataatttaaattttaaacttTTCCGGTATATAGGTAACGAAACACTTTGAtagaaaataattactttttattcgttacaaaaagcacacacatatatacatacacacacactgataaacatATCCCAAAAACAGCCATAGATTAGATATgaagtttcacaacaacaaaacattctattgtGAATGGCAATAGTTCTAATGTTCACTTCCTTCTTCTTTGATAGACGCTACTAggttttccatttcttcttcttatataattttaatagtatttcaTTAGGCTTATTTATTAACATCTCAAAAtgggtatttgttttttttttatttatttattgacgattctttttttttttttttttttttgaattttctgTTAAGAATTATTATCATCCATAACCAAATCTCCAGtccaatttaatttatatatttttaaaatcttttaatttaattaagagtatttttctcttaattgggcaccagttactttacttagggatatcagatattctatcaaatgtggaaaaaagtaattttgtaaaagttcctgattatgaaaagtagacaacTTTCTATTAACTTTAGGAATTGTTAATGAACCCAATATTGGTCTCCGTGAATTTTCACATGTTAAATACCACATTTcctttcttaatgttgttattagcAATTATTACTGTCAATAATTGATTGATAGAAAGGAAATGTAAATCATTATGTTTCTACATCTTTGATAATGTTCTATTTGCATCACAATAATGGATGTGCTGGATCAATATAGTTTAATAACATAACCCTTAttctaacaaaaaagaaaaaaatatttttaaaaaaagagACTTTGATGAAGAATGTACTTAGATGAGTTGGCTAGTTTTCTGAAAACCATTGTCTTTCTAAGTATCATgaagtgagtgttttattattcaagataattagttttattaattggcctttgttaagtataactttgaagacgagatggtaatcctggagggcaatattgagataatggactagatcaaaattaatcataaaaccaATTTACCCTATATTCTAGAatatatctaacattgtttttgAAGGAATGGGAACCTAATTTTTAGTATATTACAGTGACATTGACATTAACTACTCCCTATTATGCATCGTAGAAGCACTGCTCGACAAGTAATATGGAATTAGTTGTCCATCCTTAGGAGAATAACTTATAACTTGTTGCCCTATGCTGggtgaataattttggacgagttgattctcTCTTGTTGAATACGTAGGGACGAGTTGACCATTGACTGGTGAATATGTAGAGacaagttgaccatcattcggagatgtgtaggaggccacaggctgcttgagcattgtaacttttaatatattttcttttggttcatGTAGCGTTTGTGTATTCGTAATGGTGTcttgcgtatctggagagatcctattggatgttacgccagttatatcgtctatggtttgtacgctgcttatgtagtctggcggccagtcgtgctgggactcctcttcaaaggctgtggccaggttgctacgcattgtgatagaaggcctcagggttccataatgCCTTGGGCcatatattgtcttacaattgTCCCTAAAGGAGTGCAACTGGACGTCATTCCCTCTCTCGCTATTCACGTCCTGTAAGCCTTTGGCGAGGCTCCGGCGGTtggccttatgtcgataataaacggtagtaagaaccaggatatttaggattagcaaagagcaAGCAATGGCCACTGTCAAGCTCAGTGCAGTCGTGTAGGGGAAATCCTTTCCCATATCCAAATTAGCTGATTCACTAACCTGCATTTTGTTAGCTTTAGCTACACTTGTTAAGTTATGAAGTATATCTGTTGTGCCAGTGATGGTTGAAGTGACTGGGCTAGATGGAAAGCCATCTGTTAAGTTATACGGACCTGATGATTGAGGGTATAAACCAGACTcgagatcagttggtaatctgtgaaagtttttatat from Palaemon carinicauda isolate YSFRI2023 chromosome 34, ASM3689809v2, whole genome shotgun sequence includes the following:
- the LOC137626966 gene encoding neuroligin-4, X-linked-like → MLAITAEYTDWSRSLHQPISIRDSTGQGLHGANIVSPMADLAKQLYTTSRSSYLYVLEEEVSDSGNESLLLNELAYVFGGPMGALGPLASSYNFTKMDVTLSKSFISMWSNFIKSGHPKDTVSKAKMSESANDITFEEQIWPKYDPVYQRYFQIDEVPIFLPICLFIPGTQNSVHDHYRAGKVALWSWLLPGLERVGTRYGPYKNFHRLPTDLESGLYPQSSGPYNLTDGFPSSPVTSTITGTTDILHNLTSVAKANKMQVSESANLDMGKDFPYTTALSLTVAIACSLLILNILVLTTVYYRHKANRRSLAKGLQDVNSERGNDVQLHSFRDNCKTIYGPRHYGTLRPSITMRSNLATAFEEESQHDWPPDYISSVQTIDDITGVTSNRISPDTQDTITNTQTLHEPKENILKVTMLKQPVASYTSPNDGQLVSTYSPVNGQLVPTYSTRENQLVQNYSPSIGQQVISYSPKDGQLIPYYLSSSASTMHNRE